From one Eucalyptus grandis isolate ANBG69807.140 chromosome 9, ASM1654582v1, whole genome shotgun sequence genomic stretch:
- the LOC104419884 gene encoding beta carbonic anhydrase 5, chloroplastic isoform X3 — MFCLVVCRKKQGLRSNASKETPGLMQGNRTDEYKTAEQTGGYDSFNEMKQRFLTFKEKKYLENLELYRRLAESQAPEFMVIACADSRVCPSVILGLEPGEAFTVRNVANLVPPYESGPSETNAALEFAVNSLKVKNILVIGHSCCGGIHALMSMENADGDNSSSFIRNWVIVGKNARLSTKEAASHLSFDQQCRHCEKESVNRSLVNLLTYPWIEEQVMRGNLSLHGGYYDFVDCTFEKWTLDYYKTISRGNEDVIAVKGRSFWS, encoded by the exons ATGTTTTGCTTGGTTGTTTGCAGGAAGAAGCAGGGTTTAAGAAGTAATGCATCAAAGGAGACTCCAGGACTGATGCAGGGAAATAGGACAGATGAATACAAGACTGCAGAACAAACAGGAGGATATGACTCGTTCAATGAGATGAAGCAACGGTTTCTGACTTTTAAAGAGAAGAAATACTT GGAAAATTTAGAGCTCTATCGCCGTCTTGCCGAGAGCCAAGCACCTGAG TTTATGGTGATTGCTTGTGCAGATTCCAGGGTTTGTCCCTCTGTCATCCTAGGATTGGAACCTGGGGAAGCCTTCACGGTTCGGAATGTGGCAAATCTTGTGCCGCCATATGAG AGCGGACCATCAGAAACCAATGCTGCACTAGAATTTGCTGTAAATTCTCTTAAA GTGAAAAATATACTAGTAATTGGCCACAGCTGTTGCGGGGGCATTCACGCACTGATGAGCATGGAGAATGCAGATGGAGATAATTCAAG TAGCTTCATCAGAAATTGGGTTATAGTTGGAAAAAATGCTAGACTAAGCACCAAGGAAGCTGCTTCTCACCTCAGTTTTGACCAGCAGTGCAGGCACTGTGAAAAG GAATCAGTGAATCGCTCGTTGGTAAATCTGCTCACCTATCCATGGATAGAAGAACAGGTGATGAGGGGAAACCTCTCTCTCCATGGCGGCTACTATGATTTCGTCGATTGCACATTCGAGAAATGGACACTGGATTACTATAAGACCATTTCGAGAGGAAATGAGGACGTGATTGCAGTCAAGGGTCGCTCATTTTGGAGCTGA
- the LOC104420841 gene encoding protein PELPK1, whose protein sequence is MAFSKSFALVLSIAVLFASINVSWGARHLLQGGLPTIPTFPNIPTLPNPAPLPPLPTIPTLPKVAVPPLPAIPTLPQPTLPTQPSLPKVTLPPLPAGIPKIPTLPFFSPPPSN, encoded by the coding sequence ATGGCTTTCTCCAAGAGCTTCGCTTTAGTGCTTTCCATCGCCGTCCTCTTTGCCAGCATCAACGTGAGCTGGGGAGCTCGTCATCTGCTCCAGGGCGGTCTCCCAACGATACCAACCTTTCCCAACATACCCACTTTGCCGAACCCGGCACCGCTGCCCCCGTTGCCGACGATCCCAACATTGCCAAAGGTAGCGGTGCCGCCCTTGCCTGCCATCCCAACTCTGCCTCAACCCACACTGCCGACTCAGCCTTCTCTTCCCAAGGTCACTCTGCCGCCGCTCCCGGCCGGCATCCCTAAGATTCCTACCCTTCCCTTCTTCTCCCCACCACCATCAAACTAG